From the Entelurus aequoreus isolate RoL-2023_Sb linkage group LG13, RoL_Eaeq_v1.1, whole genome shotgun sequence genome, the window tgaatattgacaaaatatgaatgtcacacccccttttgatcgacatattttacatttttaggaacactaatacaaaacctcacaataatgtgtgattgaatgctaaaaacgtcatgacagaccgccttaaaaaacttaatggaattttacatttttctttgaacgataaaacactgaatattgacaaaatatgaatgtcacacccccttttgatcgacatattttacatttttaggaacactaatacaaaacctcacaatgtctgattgaatgctaaaaacgtcatgacagaccgccttaaaaaacctaatggaattttaaatttttctatgaacgataaaacactgaatattgacaaaatatgaatgtcacacccccttttgatcgacatattttacatttttaggaacactaatacaaaacctcacaataatgtgtgattgaatgctaaaaacgtcatgacagaccgccttaaaaaacgtaatggaattttacatttttctatgaacgataaaacactgaatattgacaaaacatgAATGTCACCCccttttgatcgacatattttacatttttaggaacactaatacaaaacctcacaataatgtctgattgaatgctaaaaacgtcatgacagaccgccttaaaaaaacgtaatggaattttacatttttctatgaacgataaaacactgaatattgacaaaatatgaatgtcacacccccttttgatcgacatattttacatttttaggaacactaatacaaaacctcacaataatgtctgattgaatgctaaaaacgtcatgacagaccgccttaaaaaacgtaatggaattttacatttttctatgaacgataaaacactgaatattgacaaaatatgaatgtcacacccccttttgatcgtaatattttacaatcaagtgaaacgcaacaaaaatgcaacaaacagtgaaatatgaacgcgaagggtacaaaataaaccaacctacaatctgatatatcactaagctttagaactttgttgtgaaaatctccttccgcgtctgtggaaacgcttcccacccacactctgagctgctgtgacgtcgattaccatagtaactaattagattaccatagtaactggtatatcatccaaaagcgcagattccaaccattgaagtacttagtatagttgaggacaaacggtcattagaaaacatgactgcacatcattatggcagctacacttttcaccttaaacatgtaaaaaaaattgatttgggaatgtccggcgggccagattgaaaagcttaacggaccGCATGtcgcccccgggccttaatttgcccaggtcgggTATACACTCATGTGGTTGTTGatatgcgggtactagactggcctgcctgtagtccaggcctgtctcccattgaatgtgtggcgcattatgaagcctaaaataccacaagggagacccccggactgttgaacaacttaagctgtacatcaagcaagaatgggaaagaattccacctgagaagcttcaaaaatgtgtctcctcagttcccaaacctttactgagtgttgttaaaaggaaaggccatgtaacacagtggtgaacatgccctttcccaactactttggcacgtgttgcagccatgaaattctaagttaattattatttgcaaaaaaaataaaagtttatgagtttgaacatcaaatatcttaggctgaccatacgtcctcttttccccggacatgtcctcttttgcaggggtgtccgggcggtgtttcttaaatgcctcaaatgtgcggcattttgaattagggttgcgtgtattttcaatgtacgtccagggttaagttaagaaggggttaaaaaaaaaaaaactgaaggtgcgcgcacgtagcaacattcgtgagggaggggcagagacacagagcgagagagctagtgagtggagaaacggacatgagaacatgaaatgccgaaatgtaaatgcaacttcacggatgatttgcaggaaaagtatttgtgttttggtcctggccgtgacacatgggaagcagaatgcactgtgtgcaaagcagcaacgtatgtatctgtggcaaataaaggggccgacgatctacaagcccatatccacactacaaagcacaaaacagctgtgcagggcgagagctcgtctgctgttttttgtttaaatttaattaacttgttttgaggcattatttatgtttacattgtatacaagaggttattttgaatatttctacctctgcacttttttttcccaaaactgtgaatgttacagaatataagtgtgacttattttgttatactgtcaaccagtgttggcgttaacacactttttgtttctttttaacgcattgaaatcagaaaggacgcagattacaaatttttttaaatttttttttaccatttgtggcccacagctaatgctttaaaggcccacggcacattcaaaaaatactattaaaataaacaaaaacataacaaaagtgaaataaaaaagcttaaaggtgaaatgtaatttagaaaaagttgcaatgttgactaataaaacaaagctgttttttttcttctttcaaacggtcattgctcaaaacataatattgaatcaaaatcaatgttattatgaattattgacctatcaaaggctccgattacttcacatcaaatattccactttgaaaaatatttttggtggaagattttgcatattttgtgtgtttgccataaaaaacatagttttgtttgacaaaaaagggcagaaaacaaacaaacaaaaaaaaaacaacataaaaaaaactaaaacattttgaaacgaggaatagatccgaagttgatgtagactccagagatttaagcgttaaatataaaatgtatgtatgcccaggcacaccattatcatcatttcatgacccaagcaaaatactttgtacacttttatactgaaataaatacacctacaacttattgaataaaaacatagaaaaaactaccagcagcggtaaagtttagatccatgaaggaaagaagaaagtgaattaatgtttataactgaatacatttacatttgtaccggtatacaaatttgttttattttgtattatcttttttaatgaattaagtaacgtttatgacaacctttttccaaaacacaatatagaatgtgagatacaacaggataatgcacacatttgtcatttgttttcaaaacgctttcaAAAAagcgggaccccaaaaatgtactgtgggaccccatttttatgacttatgaccccattttgaaaattcctagcaccaaaactgctatcaacagaggagaaaaaatgctttattttgaaaaatatattatttataaagcaagttcgagtatcattggcaaattttcacctagtcccggccttggcacgcatgtgtcctctttttgggatttcagaatatggtcagcctaaaatatcttgtctttgtagtgcattcaattgaatatgggttgaaaaggatttgcaaatcattgtattccgtttatatttacatccaacacaatttcccaactcatatggaaacggggtttgtacttagatttcagtttttgcagtgtaaaagcgctatataaatatacttcacttcacacagAAAAATAATTATGATGTACATctttaatgtatgtatttatatatttaatatttgtttacttactatgttatattgtttatttattcactgttctgttactaacaaagaacaaggaaatgggataaaattgctatgatatgtgctgtaatgaaacaactggaaatatgtgatgcattacattgtatcgtatgcatgttcgaaataaactaaaactgaactgaacattcagccacgttattattattattattattattaatactagtgtcattattattactacctTATGAGTTGGTCTGGCAACTTCTTGATGAGGAACTGGACAACAGCTTGATGCTCGCCAGAGTGTTGGAGGTAGAAGTGGAAACTTTCTACTTCACTTCCCTCATAACTGCTTTGCTTGGCCGCCATGTTGCTGTCAGACATGAACATACGCGTGTAaacagaacaggaagtcaacaaaaCGATATACATTTACCTGGACTGTTATGTCCACCTGTTGTCTTGGCGGAAGTCAAACAGtgaataacttttttttcttctcacacagctttttttaaaccgttACGCTGAAGTAgctgacttcaaaataaaagtcttccTGTGTCCGTCGGGCAATCCCATTCTATGACGGTAAGTTAAAACATTAGCGTATATGGCAACTTCGGACCTGGCCTGAGCCGATAGAAACACTTTTTTAACGAAAGAACAGGGAGGTTAGTCGATAAAATGCGAAGGCGATACAAACGACTTTAATTTTGAAATGCCACAACCCAAATAAGGTTAAGTTAATACTGGAATAAACTCGAGCACATTTTTTGTTATGTAATTTTTGCAGGAAGGGCAGCAAACATTATAAAACAAAAGggcaattaaataaaaataaaaagcatgaTAAATAATATAATAGTAATTTTACGGAGCTTGTTATTTTTTGAGTCCCCATaaagcgggggtcggcaacccgcggctctttagcgccgccctagtggctctctggagatttttcaaaaatgtatgaagaatggaaaaagatgaggggaaaaatatcaattttttttgttttagtgtggtttctgtaggaggacaaacatgacacaaccctccctaattgttataaatcacactgtttatattaaacatgcttcactgattcgagtatttggcgagcgccgttttgtcctactaattttggcggtccttgaactcactgtatagtttgtttacatgtataactttctcggacgtgttttatgccacttctttttctgtctcattttatCCACCACACTtataacgttgtacatgagtgcacaaaggtgagttttgttgatgttattgacttgtgtggagtgctaatcagacatatttggtcactgcatgactgcaagctaatcaatgctaacatgctatttaggctagcgatatgtacatattgcatcattatgcctcatttgtagttttttttttaggtaatttagtttcctttaagtcctcttaattacatttatatctcattatacatgtaatatggcttttatttttttgcggctccggacagatttgtttttgtatttttggtccaatatggctctttcaacattttgggttgccgacccctgccataaaGTATTCGTGTCATTTGCATGCTTTTTACTAGGCTGTGCTATTTGTAAAGGATGTATCCGTTGCACTTACTACCATTGGCCTCAAGATGGCGCCAGTACCTCAGCCAAGTCCAGTAATAACTCCCCATAAGCATTGGATGCTTTAAACAAGCgtggggccgttttgatattttacatttcaaaaccaaaacaaatattttattttttatatttttttaaaccttaagggctcccctcaagttcgATCCAAGGGACGCAAAAGgacctcagtcataaaaatggaaaaaaataacaagtgtattattattttttgtttgttttcttcaacgcttacagtacatctctagatcaacttcaggtctatctgtcgatataaagtttaattaaaataatcatgtttaatgttttatgcccttttttttttttttttttttaagacaaccctgtttttttaatgacatAAGCACAAACTATGAATTCATTTcccaccaattttttttaaagtggaacattttatgtgaagtaattggattcttaaataggtaaataattcataacatctcTGATTTCAATTCGTTATAATTCAAGCAttaacagtttaaaaaacaaacaaagacattattgaggatccaaaaggaccccactcataaaagtgttaaaatacaaaacccaaaaccagtgaagttggcatgttgtgtaaatggtaaataaaaacagaatacaatgatttgcaaatccttttcaacttatattcaattgaatagactgcaaagacaagatacttaacgtcagTGGTGGTTCGTATGTCGGGGTCACAGTCAGAAGATTGAGAGTTCGAATCTCTGTTGAAGCATGCATGAACAATCTGGCTTGCTCCCACATCCCAAAAACATACATCaggtcagtgattctcaaactgtggtatgcaggctccatcttgcggtacaccaaaaaaaaaaaatacataaaaaatcccttgattaaagtacaatgttttattttcctatatttaacacagtgttactgttcaaacggtttgtaatgttacaatggttaaaaatactaaataaatcctctgccttgtttttttaatgaatacttaggcctactacgctactgtattttaatgctggtcattatggtggtactttgggagccaagttttttctgaggtggtacttggtgaaaaaagcttGAGAACGTCGGTCATTTGAGACTTTTAATCGTACATTAAGGTGTGACTTGTTTGTTTGCATGGATCCGGTCTTTTCCATTAGAGgtgtgagtctttgggcaccGAATGAGTCGattcgattcggaatcgatttcccattcaaaccgattctcgcaatgtattattcggTTTGATGATAACAATGAAACtgtttcaaaacaagttacaggttagaaaagcatgGAGATGGCCGAAAAACGTATTAAAGAAAAAatggtattatttaaaaaataaaaaaataaaaaattgtaattgGTTTTTTGTAAATTACGCATCGATTtagaatcgcgatttggatgtgaatctattttttttttgcacccctaATTTCCAATCACTTTTTAATGTTGATCAGCATGCTGGAACGGCGAGACTTTGATTTTGTATGTTAGTTTTTCCCTAACCGTGGGGCCCATTTTTGGGCCGCTAGCAccccctagagcagtggttctcaaatgggggtacggtacccctgggggtacttgaaggtatgccgaggggtacgtgagatttttttttaaatatttaaaaaatagcaacaattcaaaaatcctttataaatatatttattgaataatacttcaacaaaatatgaatgtaagttcataaactgaacatcaaatcaagtaggctattccattcattactataaacccagagtttcccccatgccatgatggtttgaccctcactaaaatgtctgtcaaaaagaactgtgaaaagaaatgcaacaatgcaatattcaatgttgacagctagattttttttggacatgttccataaatattgatgttaaagatttatttttttgcgaagaaatgtttagaattaagtttatGAATCCAGATGggtctctattacaatccccaaagagggcactttaagttgacgaTTACTTCTAGTGTAGAAAtcgttatttataattgaatcacttgtttatttttcaacaagtttttagttatttttatatctttttttccaaatagttcgagagaccactacaaatgagcaatatttttgcactgttatacaatttaataaatcagaaactgatgacatagtgctgtattttacttatttatctctttttttcaaccaaaaatgctttgctctgattagggggtacttgaattaaaaactttttcacagggggtacatcactgaaaaaaggttgagaaccactgccctagagggccgccaaaaaacatCGCTTTCTTAACTATGGgtcgcagcagtactcagttgtagtacgcttttccaccacttgtggcagtgacGACAAAattaaacagaagaagtctggagtttcccaagcgcaaaaaatatgactaaagtggcgaagctgtattttcatttgcactttaattctattgacagtttatttaaggaacttatattattaataatttagttagaatttatacatttttatactgtgtaatttatttgtttttggagtgctttttttttttttttttgcagtatatttgattagtacttattttgtaatcagcctgacctaagccttgataataatcataTTATTTAACAAGGTTTGTCCTGTTAAACTGAAaggaggttagatataattattgaataccgtGAATATCaacatgactaattcagtgttaatatttaaacaGGCCCCACTGTAGGGGAAAAATTGGGCCCTAAGAATTTTTGTTATGGGTTCCACAGTAAGTGCTAAATTGAACAAAGATTTCATGCCAAAAAAATTATGCACATTGCAAAATTAATATTACAAGTAATATTACAACTGAATAGAAATAGTTGGAGGAATTACAAAATTCTATTAGTATTTGATGTTTTACAGTCCGTACATTTACCCTTTTATGTGGGTGGATCCACAACGACCACCTCCAGGGTGTTATTGAAGATAACCCTCCCATTGGACTCCCGGGAGCAGGCGGGGTCTCGCAGCAACTTCAACACGTCAGCCTTGAGTTGCGGCGGCGCCGTGTGACCGAAGCGATCCACCTCCGTGAGGAAATCGAGCAAAAGCTCGCCGTTCTCGTCGCCCTCTGCGAAACACTCGGTGATGTCCATCTGAGAAGGCAGCGCGTAGCTGGCGTACTTGGCTCCCGCCGAGTCCAAGAAGACTTTGACGTCCGCCGTGGTCACACACTGACTTATTTCACAGGCGCACAACTGACTACGGAAAGTCCTCCACAGAGTTCCCCAGCCGCTGTCACCTGAAGGGGGGCCGTGTATTAAACAAGGTTGCAAAGGATTTCCACTACAGCCTCGAAAGTCTTCAAATTCCAAGTGTGTGGGAGGGTATCTGTCAGGTGTATATTCCGGAATCACACATATTTTATAACATatgaccatattttccagacgatAGAgcggtatataagctgcacccactacatTGTAGAAGATATAAATAtgatccatatattagccgcccaGAACTAtaagtcaaatatatatattaatatatatgtatgtatgtgtatatatatatatatatatatatatatatatatatatatatatatatatatatatatatatatatatatatatatatccatatatatatatatatatatatatatatatatatatatatatatatatatatatatatatatatatatatatatatatatatatatatatatatatatatatacacacacaggtatatatatatatatatatatatatatatatatatatctccatccatccatccattttctaccgcttattcccttcggggtcgcggggggcgctggagcctatctcagctacaatcgggcggaaggcggggtacaccctggacaagtcgccacctcatcgcatatatatatatacaggtatatatatatacaggtatatatatatatatatatatatatatatatatatatatatatatatatatatatacatataccctatatatatatatatatactgtgtgtgtgtatatatatatatatatatatatatatatatatatatatatatataaatatatatatataccctatatatatatatactatatataccctatatatatactgtgtgtatatatatatatatatatatatatatatatatatatatatatatatatatatatatatatatatatatatatatatactatatattccctatatatatatatatacatatatatatatatatatatatatacatatatatatatatatatatatatatatatatatatatatactatatattccctatatatatatatatatatatatatatatatatatatatatatatatatacacacacacacatacacacactatatattatatatataaaaaacagatatatacacatacacagattatatacggtatatatatatactgtatatatatatatatatatatacatatatatacatatatacagtatgtatgtatctttacatacaaattgatgcataacctgctttgaaatcatataaaaaatattagagtatttacttgtattttatatatatatatatatatatatatatatatatatatatatatatatatatatatatatatatatatatatatatatatatatacatacacatacacacactatatattatatatataaaaaacatatatatatacacatacacagattttatatatatatatatatatatatatatatatatatatatatatatatatatatatatatatatatatatatatatatatatatatatatatatatatatatatatatatatatatatatatatatatatatatatatatatatatatatacacacactaccgttcaaaagtttggggtcacccaaacaattttgtggaatagccttcatttctaagaacaagaatagactgtcgagtttcagatgaaagttctctttttctgcccaatttgagcgtttaattgaccccacaaatgtgatgctccagaaactcaatctgctcaaaggaaggtcagttttgtagcttctgtaacgagctaaactgttttcagatgtgtgaacatgattgcacaagggttttctaatcatcaattagccttctgagccaatgagcaaacacattgtaccattggaacactggagtgatagttgctggaaatgggcctctatacacctatgtacatttgcagctagaatagtcatttaccacattagcaatgtatagagtgtgtttctttaaagttaagactagtttaaagttatcttcattgaaaagtacagtgcttttccttcaaaaataaggacatttcaatgtgaccccaaactaaaAAAATGCTTGGACTATACgtcatatattaatatttgttGCAGTGTCAGATAATTTTACAAGTTTAAAAAGACACGCAATTTCATGcagtaaatacaatttttctctCAAAATTGAAAGactgaatacatttagtaaggaaGTTAAAGTACGTTATTGACGCACATTATTTTCAGGCTTTCCCAGGCCTTGTAAAGAAACAATTCTAGaacattttaaattaattcaGAATTTTTATGAACATTAATTGCGATCCGGatgtaaattgattttttttcccccgcaGCCCTAGGAACACCCCTGGAAAAACCTCCCTAAGTACATAACGTGATGTTTTCCTGTTAAATGAGGTTGAAAAACATAAGTTCATGTcacacaaaccaaaaaaaacaacaactcagtTTTACCTGTCCACACCCCAAACCCAATGCCACAGATACCTTCTGGTTCTGTGAgaccgtgtttttcaaccttttttgagccaaggcacattttttgcgttgaaaaaatgcggaggcacaccaccagcagatatcattaaaaaacgaaactcagttgatagtaaaaagtcgtcgtcgcaattgttggatatgactttaaagcataaccaaccatgcatcaatatagctcttgtctcaaagtaggtgtactgtcacatcacgccgtgacttattttgagttttttgctgttttcctgtgtgtactgttttagttcttgtcttgcgctcctattttggtggctttttctctttttttggtattttcctttagcagtttcatgtcttcctttgagcgatatttcccgcatctactttgttttagcaatcaagaatattttagggctgcaacaactaatcgattaaatcgattataaaaatagttgccgattaatttagtcatcgattcgttggatctatgctatgcgcatgcgcacaggcttttttaaaaaaaaaagaaaaaaaaaaaaatatatatttttttttttaaataaacctttatttataaactgcaacatgtacgaacagctgagaaacaataatcacaataagtatggtgccagtatgctgttttttttcaataaaatactggaaaggatagaaatgtagtttgtctcttttatccgattattaatcgattaatcgaagtaataatcgacagattaatcgattatcaaattaatcgttagttgcagccctagaatatttcagttgtttttatccttcttagtggggacattgttgattgtcatgtcatgttcggatgtactttgtggacgccgtatttgctccacagtaagtctttgctgtcgtccagcattctgtttttgttaacgtagtagccagttctgttttagtttcattctgcatagccttccctaagcttcaatgccttttcttaggggccctcaccttttgtttatttttggtttaagcattagacacctttttacctgcacactgcctcccgctgtttccgacatctacaaagcaattagctaccggctgccacctactgatatggaagagtattacacggttactctgccgagctctagacagcaccgacactcaacaacaacacatcatttgcagattataataactggtttgcaaaacctattttaaacccaaataggtgaaattagataatcttccacggcacaccagactgtatctcacggcacagtggttgaaaaactctgCTGTGAGAAACACTAAAGGGTATAACAGACTTCTACGATCAACACAGCCCATAATATTTGCATATAAGAACATATTGTGTGGTTACACAAAGAGAGAGAAGATAAGGATGAGTGAAGAAAAGAAGGGATGGCTTACCAGACACCAGAATAATGAGAAGCTTCCCGTTCTTGTCAAGAAGACTCCGGAAGAATCTGATGGTGGCTTCAATGTCCGCCACGTAGTAGAGCATCTGTGGATTTCACCACAGATAATGAGCCTGACACTTGGATTCATGGACGGCCTGATTAGGACACGGGCGATAGACGGACATTCTAATGGTGGTAATTGTTGCCAAGCACCAAAGTAACAAAAGAAACAAAGAGCCATGACCTAAAAGTGTCAGAAACTCAGTCAGTCGGTGAGACGGACCTGAACCATGTGGATGAAGTCCGCCTTCTTCGTCATCTGCTTTGACTTCCATTGATCCTCAAACTCCGAGGATGTCATCTTGTTCCAGTTGAAGGTGATGTAACCTAAATCGGACCTCTGCGCCACCAACACTGCATGGGCAGGAATGTTATTTTAGTCGCAGTTATAGGCagaacttgtattattattacccTGATGGGGTTTTGCATATTACAACAATGTGTGGAGTCCAACACAGACGTCTATTTGGGTCGTTTCGGGCGTTCCTACCATGCTTGggctcatttaaaggcctactgaaagccactactaccgaccacgcagtctgatagtttatatatcaatgatgaaatcttaacattgcaacacatgccaatacggccgggttagattactaaagtgcaattttaaattttgcgcgaaatatcctgctgaaaacgtctcggtatgatgacgcctgcgcgtgacgtcacggattgtagaggacattttgggacagcattgtggccagctattaagtcgtctgttttcatcgctagggatgggcgatactacacttttaggattcgatacgataccgatactttttcttgca encodes:
- the LOC133663775 gene encoding histamine N-methyltransferase-like, whose translation is MASPLKSLVNDDSRYQKAFHLFLERSSEHQCMQDFIHKVLPDILAGIGNGKSHLNVIGVGSGDGHIDLEMFSQLRLKHPGVTVDHQVVEPSSQQLYSYKVLVAQRSDLGYITFNWNKMTSSEFEDQWKSKQMTKKADFIHMVQMLYYVADIEATIRFFRSLLDKNGKLLIILVSGDSGWGTLWRTFRSQLCACEISQCVTTADVKVFLDSAGAKYASYALPSQMDITECFAEGDENGELLLDFLTEVDRFGHTAPPQLKADVLKLLRDPACSRESNGRVIFNNTLEVVVVDPPT